The DNA segment atgtcaattattttacaaaataatataataactaaaagaagggaGTGCTAGCAACTAAGGCCATCGACTAAACTTTCAttcaataattcaataatgtatatacaatattcaatatacaagtatattgcatttacatatacaagtatttctttaaaaacttcgacaatttttatctgatcgcaaccaaattttcagaaatcacaaagactatagttattattttatatacactAGCTTGGAAagtacgcttgttattcgagttttgtcaatttttaggggcgaaagtgggcgtaataaaaatttgaaactaacTTGATCTGcctgcaaaaataacaagtgatgtcgaaaaatatgtatagctctatctctcatagtctctgagatctaggtgttcatacggacagacagacagatcgtctcggctgttaacgctgatcaagaatatatgtactttatagggtcagaTATGCCTCCttatgcctgttacatacatttcctgccggcacaaactATGAAAGGGTTAAAAACACGTATGAATCCGACAAAATTATAATGAGATTCCATGAAATCAGCATAGTTCCACGGTCATGTGGTTACTTCATGCTAACCTACATGCATTgtagaaaaatatacataagttGTTCTTAtgtgtttattaattgtaaaaatattaaatattatgtttattaacTAATTTCCAATTTTGATCCACTTTCGAACTGCAGTTTAAAGCGCTTACCgacacattttattaaaaagatTATACATAATAGATACCTTTTTTTCCCTTCCAATATAatattgctatttatttttattttatttattgctctAACCAATTACTTAAGACTTTATTgctttaatattacaataaaatgaaatgcttagAATAGATTGTTTTTTCCACCATTGCAATCGCATTTCTTGAgttctattttttattaactaaGCTCTGTTACAATTTGCcttcatttcatatttcatatacttAGTAAGTTTGACATTAGCCTTAATTGTTCACAAATTCCGAAAGTGAAGTGAAggatttgtaaatatttgacttTTTGACTCTATTTGTTGAAATAGAATTTGAATTACTTAGCCAGATAATTTCCATTGATACAAGTTTGTTTCTAGATATTTTACactttgttaaatatttatttaatgatggAAAATTTGGCTAAAAAGggaaatataaattagttttagAAGAGAATTCAAATTGACTTCATTTGCCCTGAAGTGAAGGAGCTTTAATAGCTGTCTGCTTGGGCGTCAACGCTATACCAGGATATGGCTTGGCCGGGCTTGGAACCCTTTTGCTGATATTCTTGGCGGGAATGGGATTGTGGTGGTGGGGCTTCATAGCTAGCTGCTGGCGCATAGTGACTTGGATTGGGTGACTGTTGCTGAGCACAAGGTTTGGAGTTGGGTGCTGGTCGTTTACGTCCTGCTCCAGATTGCTTAGGCTTGGGAGATGGTGCTGGGGCTGCGGCGTAGCTTTCCCAGGGCAGCGGTTGTTGCCAGGACACTGCATGACCAGGTTCGGGCTTAGCTGGACTGGCTCCATAATTTCTATTGGCAGGTTTTGGTTTCGACTGAGGAGCATTTGCATAAGCACTCGCATAAAAGGAGCTGGAACCTGATAACAGAATAGAAGGCTTAGTtgtgttaaataaatgtaagtgTTCAGAACGTACTTTGCTGACTCGGCTCCTTTATGCTCCAGGCCTGCACTAGATCCACCTGCTTGCCAGCTTGGTTTCTAGCATGCACCTTGGTTGTCTGAGGCTCATAGGACTCATCATAAGAAACGGGTATATCGGGAATGCTAAAGGGTGGTGGCGAGTGCTTTTGGCATGCTTCCAAGTCCAATTCAATGCGTTTCTGGGATATAATCAGTTCACGCAAAGCGCTCTCAATGTGCCACGAGCTGAGTGGCTTCAATTGCTTCACAGCCGAGGACAGTGCAATGAGTCCTGTGTGCTGGGTGCGATTCAGGCTGCGCAGTTGCTCGCCCAGAGTGTTGAGCTTGCTGTTCGTATCGTCGCTGACGTCCTTTATGCGTTCGAGACCCTTCAGTTCTACCTCAACGTTGATCTGCGACGTTTCCAGACTATCGAAGGAGCATTGCAGTCCATTGAGCTGCGGCAGCACAGCGCGTGTAATCAGTTTCGTCAGCTCCAAGATGTTGTTGTCAATGCGGCGAGCATTGAGCAGCACGTGCTTCTGGTAGGCTTCCATCTTCTGCTCTAAACTGACGATTTGTTGCTTAGTCGACAACTGCAATTGCGCTAGTCCAAAGAGATCCTTGGACAAACGTTCGGTATAGCCTTCTGCCTTGTGTGTTATATTGTGCAAAGCCTCCAACACTACAATAGATTGTACATCCAGAAACTCGTTGAGCTTGGCCAAGAGAACGTCCACATTTTTGATGGCAACTATCCAgacttgttgtttttcaatGTCCTCTTTAATACGTTTATTAGTGGCATCGACGTGGCTCATTAGCACCTGAGTGTCGGCCAAATGCTTGTTATTCTCCGTTAGAAGCTCCTCAATTTGATGCACGTCGCTTGCACCAATGCTGCCGGCGCAGAAAATGCATGCCAACGAGATGATTGTTGCAAATAGTTTCATGTTACTATTGTTGCTTTGGAAGATGTAAGTTgaattgttgtaaatttgcatttactgcCCCTTTAAATACTTGCATCGTACCGTTCCGGTCGCTTCTTTGGCACGTGGTTGTACGCTTCTCAACCTATCTGCTAaaaccattttttttgtttatgttgctCAAAGCTTCGTTATTAATttggttgtttttgtgttttggtttttatcgTAGTATTCGctgcttttgccatttgccgttGTGCACGACTTTGAAACGGCGGCAGTGTTGATAAACGCATGTGTTCAGCTTAGGAACAACAAGTACCGATAAAGTGTGTACCGATAGCCGATtagttgttttaatttttttgctgtcAGCTGTAATCAACCATTCAGCTGTTTAAGGCAGTCACAGGTACACAGGGTGGAAAACTATTGTTCTAGAAAGAACACATAttgtgcataaataaatgcaagaCTATATGTGCGTGAATTTTCGAGTGACGACATTTAAAGAGACTTAATTTACATCttataaataagcaaaacgcacaaaacgaaacgaaactcCAGCGAAACGTGTCCAAAGTTCGTTAATCAACAGTGTGGGAAGCAGTAAAAGAAAGTAATCTACAAATATGGACACGCAAAACACAATTGAGACTGATGCAACAGTCGAGGAATCTTCATCATTTCTGGCAGCGGCATTTCGCGAAATCTTCTACAGTCCCATGAACCTTGCTCTGCTTTCCATCATCGTCTTCTTGGTCTATAAAATAGTGCGTGATCGCACAGAAGGTCCCGGGGCTCGCGACTTGTCTCAGCAACAGGCGGAACCAGAATTACCAAAGTTGAGACGTGACTTTACGATCAAGGAGCTGCGACCCTATGATGGCAATCAACCGGATGGTCGCGTCTTGGTTGCTGTGAATGGTAATGTCTATGACGTCACAAAGGGAAAACGTTTCTATGGTCCTGGCGGACCATATGCTACATTCGCCGGACGCGATGCATCGCGTAATTTAGCCACATTCAGTGTGGTGGCCAATGAGAAGGATGAGTACGATGATCTGAGTGATCTGGGCGCCATGGAAATGGATTCAGTGCGTGATTGGGATATGCAGTTCAAGGAAAAATACGATTATGTGGGCAAGTTGCTGCGTAACGGTGAGCAGCCTACTGACTATGATAAcgagaacgatgatgatgatgatgtgccGCCCGTCGCTGCTGatgacaagaaaaaaagattAGAGTGGTGGAAAGCATAGCTGTTGTAACGATGATTGGGCACAAAGCCGACTTGAAATCGGTATATCGAACACAGCTTTGCAATCAACATAGTTGCATTCCCCACCACATCCTCCAACAATACACCACACACTGATAACACACCACAGCCTTCCTCTTCTCACCATACACATAATTATACACACGAAATGGAACAGGCAACCTGTAAAAACATTTAGCAATTTAACGGAAAACTAAACTAAGATTTATACATGTACTAAAGACCAAAAACTATTGTTGGTATGAAAATCTAATTTGTGcaccatttaaaaaaaagaaacctaATCAAAATTGTATACATAAAAAGAGTACTTCTTTTCCACAGgcatgattattattattgttagcCCGAAGGTTTAAATACACGTACATGTATATGAATATGGTGttgattacaaaataaatatatatttgggaAGTATGTGtgcaatttgaattatttgttgttgctattaagTGTAAGCAAATGTGTCAAGTTCACCTCTGGTTAGCTATTATCATTTCGTAATCGCATTGAATAATAATCGTAAAGTTATCGATAAGCTATCGGATTTGGCTTTATGGCCCACACAACGCAATTGTTTAACTGCTGCAGTTGGCAAATGTTTATTTctgattttgttgctgcttaaataagaaatatatttaaaaatacaatatggCATCTGTTACAAAATATCGCACATCGGCGAGTCTCATTTTGGTTGCGCCGCCATCAACGGCATCAGGTAGCAACGATTATAATGTAAGTAGAATCAACAGGTGAAACTGACAACAAATCTGATCTTTGATCTCTTCAACAGCTGCTTATGCTGAAACGTAGCGATGCCACGGCCATAGTACAAAATCAGTGCGTTTTCCCTGGCGGCATGTTGGACATCGTTGGCGATGAAAGCGTTGCTTGGCTGGAATACTTCGATCAATTTGGTGTCCCAGAAGTTGCACTGCGTCGTTTGGTGCTAATCAGTGATCATCGACCTGGATTGTTGGCGCCCCAGGGCAACGGTTGCTATGATCGTTTCTTTAAACGTACAAAAATTTGGGCACGGTCAGTTCAAGGTACAAACCACGTATCGTACAGATAGCGTCTAATCATTATGCTACTTGCATTAGAGAGATAATACTACGTTTAACTGCACTGCGTGAATGCTTCGAGGAAGTTGGAATTCTTTTGTGTCGGACACGAGAGCAACTGGCGCATCTTAATGATGATCATCTGTTGGCGCAGTTCCAGCAAAACTTTGATCGGGACGCGTGGCAACGACGTGTTCATAACAAACCCAGCGAATTTCTTGATCTGTGTCGGGAATTAAAAGTGGTTCCAGATTTGTGGGCACTACAGGAGTGGTCTGCTTGGGCTAGTCCAGCTATTATCAAAAAAGGGCAAGTTGTTATACCACAATGCTAAGTTAATAAGCACTGTCATACAGCACTTCATGTTTCTGTTACCTAAACCGTTTTATCACAATgctaaatttacaaattgagTACAATTTTTGgtgataaaaaaataatggCAGAACAAAATTGGTTTTgtctaaaatattattcataataattttcttatctttcttaaattttcagtggaactttttttcttattatgaGCCTTGAACTTTCTATTTTGCAGCCATGAGACGGCTTTCTTTATGGCTTTTGTGAATACTCAACCTAGTCTACATGTGGAACCCTCTGAAGTCAAAGATTGCCTGGTAAAAATATGAACTTTCAGTATTGCACGATTTagtctaaatttaaattttaatttagtggAACACACCCAAGGAACTGTTAACTCTATATCACCATGGAGAGCTGTGGTTTTTGCCACCACAAATCTATGAACTGTCGCGTCTGCTGGGCATTGAAGATTATAAGAAACTTCACGCGTTCGCTGTTCAGCGTAGTAAGCTGGGAGCTACTTTGTTTTTACCTGTCGTTTATAGTTGCAGCGATAGCATGGTTTATGCGCTGCCAGGTGAGTTATATGCTCGTTTTAAAGATTAATTACtgatattattacttttttgcAGGTGACGAGTTTTATGTGCCTGAGCCGCATTTGGTCAGCGATGTAATTAGTTTTCCAGGGACAGCTTCTGATCTTAGATCCCGTTCCAAGCGTATACATCGTTATGAGTATAAAAACCAGACGGCTATGGAActgtatttaaatttcgaaGCCCCAAATGGACATTTGGCTCCCCAGAAGTTTTCTTTCGAGTTGCATAAGCTTTAAACGGCTGTagtgcatttaaaaaaaaaactgttttttagtattttttattttcaagaaatattgttattgatgattaaaaagttagaACGTTTAAGACTTAAAACTCACAAGCGtgatatttaaaatgcttaCTTTAACTCAATACGTGTTCATTAGAATTATCTCTAAAACcaagataaaaatatttattaaatcaagAATAGTGTTAATTTACCTCAGTAgcataacatttttaattgtataataCTAATCATATTGTAATAGGGTCTATTGCATTCCTTTTTAGTCAAAtgttttaagttaattaaaaatgtctgttgcaatataatatgaaatataaaaaaggttAAAGCAGCTGAAATGTTTTCtagaattgtaaattttaaatgtattgaCCATGATTAGATATATAATTCGATGTCTTagcaaaatttttgaaatgttgcTAAAAATGTCGCTGGCAATACAATTTTGTAcgaattatttctatttatccCTCGACTTCGGTCCATCCATTATTTAAGCTTCATTGCGAGGTCGGTCATTGGCGTCCAATGCGAATGCGACCGCTGCTTAGCATAGATAAGAAAGTCTTAATGTGACCCATAAACGGCGAGTGCTTTAAATTATTCCCTGAAATGATTTTAAGCGGATTTGTGTGTTTCGCGCGTCGCTCATCAAATCAAAGAATTTGAtaagcttttaattaaaagaaaaatgtagtTTAAGTGAGAATCATAAGTTAGCTTCAAACCAGAAACTGCCGAAAGGATGAGTTCCTCAAAGTCCACTTCAACACGCTGTTGTCTGCTGCACATCAAAAGCGCAAAAAGCAAGCCTATGCATATTCAGATTAAGATTGGAGTGGGATACAGCTGAAGGGCAACTGCTGAGTGGAGTGTACTGCGTGAAACCGCAAATCAGACCGAGCACATAATTTCATCCCATTAAGAATGCATTTAAATCACTTTGCGGTCCCCAACCCACCACCCACCGTCCAAGGCAATGCTGCCGCCACCTGCCGTGTGACTTTGTGCGCTTTACTGACGGCAATCCGCCGCTTCTTGCCTTGTTCCTTTCCATGCTAAACCCAGTCGGAATTGATCTGCTGATAACAAACTTTACACTCTACTGTATTTTCAACAAATAGGTACCAGTAGTAAATATCAAAACTTCAATTTtatctttattaaattaatttttactttcaaatctttatttcattacttcaattttaaaaatacttttagttGAACATAATAcagatttaataatataatatgaggACATAACTTATCAGTGACTTTTCATAGGACACATACGCTACGATGTCCAATAGTCGACGCGCTGTCCTCCTCATGTCATGGCATGAAATACAATTGggtttgcttgcttgctgtttCTCTACTTCCCCTTGCCATTcgtttaaaaatcaaaatttcagCGAGCTTCCCCCACAGTGCTTGGTGTGCGTGCTTGGGTAACTGTTTGTTGTGCATTGTGTCGGCGTCCAACCCTCCCAAGCAGATGCAGGCAAAGATGAAAATGTCCGGTGTTGGGGGGTGTTGTCTGTGTCGGTAACAATTACTTCGTTTAATTTAACCTTTTGTGGCTTTTCCGGCGTTTATTGTTCCTTGAGCTCTTCTGAGATCTGCTCATTTAATATCGATTAATTATTATGTTcccagccaacaacagcaagaagtAATCATTATCAAGCAATTATCGTTGGGGCACACTATTCTGATTAGGTGGCAATGCCACCTGTAAGTGGACGTAAATCTGgtcataaattagaaaataaattaaaatatgcgaCAAACGTCGTGCTGCAGCCAAGCAAGGCAAATGAGTTATGAGCACCTCTAGTTGAAGTTGGTAGCTTCTAAAGCCgcttaaaatgtaataataagaCGCACGCCTCGCttggcaaatttattttggGGGGAGGGGCGACAGGTTGGGGCAACCATCTTGATTTATGTATGCAAGCATCGCAGGTACCTTGAAAGACAAGGAGACTTAAGACAACCCAACTGCCTTAGCTTCCCCCAGCCCCAcgttgtaattgaattttgagctcattttcatttccgtTTTCAACATAATGCTGATTTACGTAGTCCACTGATAAATGTGGAGCAGTGGAATTGGCTTATTAATTGCCTCTGTTAAGGACAGTATGAGTAGTAGATCTTGCCAAACTATAATGCACAGCACGTATTTTTTCCTTTCTGGTCAAAGCAAAGCCCAATTATAGCGATTATTGTAATAGGTAGTTGCTGCAAGTGACAtgaataccaaatatactgttactgttacttcTTCAGTTCATAATAACCGATGTGACATCGAGTTCGATGTTCGAAGTAATTGGCAACGCGGTGGACATTGACagccattaaaaaaaaacctcgCCACAGAGGACTTCCCACGGGTATAACTAAACACACTTGTAACTTGTACAAGCAACGAAACGCTTCTACCTCACACACATCACACTCCCAGTTggagatttatttttattgtgtgcATTGTTTGCACTCGACTTGAACATGGGCCATAGCTCCCACTGTTTTGCGGGTGACTAAATGAGTATTACCGCAATAAATCGCCGCAATTCATTTAAGGGCAGCAGCAACCCTTAAATCAGCAGCCAAGCAGCTGCAAACTGTTGATGAACCCACCGCACATACAACTCCCACCCATCAACACCCATCTCCCTAAAGTCGACAGACCGTGAACCTGTTACGGCATTTTCAACTCTCATGTCAAATTGCCACTGGGGACCGCAAAGAGCAAGGACTAGCTAAAGACTAGTGTACATCCAGCTAGCGACCCAATTGCCGCCAGCTTGTACATGGCTGTCGAACAAATTGCATCAATTGACTTGCGTGTTCAACATAATGGCAAATTGTGGGTGGTGCCGACAGTTAGACTAATGTGCTACACGATTTTCTAatgatttctttattttgtcgCATGTACTTACATTTCTTCTTTACGACAAGCAGGTGTCGACTTATCGCATTGTACAAGAGCGATAGATATCCatacttttgcaattttatttaaaataggtTGGCAGCGCGTTAATTGATGGccgccattttttttttccatctATTCAAGTGGTGAGTGCTAGCAAAACAATAGACAGcgaaattacttaaaaataaaggTGCAAATAGTTTACAGCAAGCAAACATAATGTAATGGAAGATTGTGCATGAACACACATACGTGAGTTGATTCCCATTCATGTTATTTGCAATTGCCGCCATATTTACACCTACATGTATACAGATAAAGTTAAACTGAAAATTCTCTATGCAtgcacttatgtatgtatgtatatgtgaatATGTGCATTTCGCAAAGAAGACTTCGTAAGGAATGAGATGAAAGCAAAGAGGGCGTTACATTTCtgttaaatatgaattatgcGCTTGCTCCACTCTAATACaagtacttgttgttgttatttctcgCTCCTCTTTGCGGTAATTTCTATTACGCTCTTTATGCGTACGTCTCTTTAGCTTCACACCTAAACAGCATCAGCtccagcatcagcatcagcagccgTGGCCGCCATTATTGCTTTttgcactgttgttgttgttctcgtagttgttgttgggatTCGTCTGGTGTCGCTCGTTGCCCCTACTACGGAGCACTTGTAATTCATTTTCCAGTCTCGGACCTGCGCAAAAGCAATGCTGGgaaatattttttactgtTGGCCACATTGGGGTAGGTGGTGTCTGCTGGTCTCCTCCTACCCCGCCCCTTTTCCCTTTTCCATCGCACCTCATCCCTCTCTGTAGCCGTCTACTGGCATTATGTTGTCACGGATTTCAATTGCATTCCATGGAAaggcgacacacacacatacttctACAATTGTATATGCCATGTACATTTGTTTCTCATGtgcaaaattgcaattttgttagcggcgtcgtcgtcgtcgtcgtcactTTTAGCATTTTTCCCTTGTCTGTGCAAAAATTGTGACCTTGTAACTTGGTTTTAATTGCGATTGTGAATGCagtttgttatatttttcgtGGCGCttgaaaaaagaataacaataacaatagcataTTTATCAATCAAATGATAGCAACTTTCTTCCAATAAACTTGGCCAATAGAATGTTTTGGACATAGAAGATACATATTGCATTGTGACCCTTCTCAAAATCCCTTCAATTTGCCCTGCATAATGCGTAGCATGTGCGTCTCAAATTTCACCACGAGCAAAAACAGTTGAAAGTGGGGGGCATCATTTAAGAAACCATAAATTTGACGGCAATAACGGATAAAGTATGTTTATTTCGATATTAGGCTAAGCAGCAAAACGGGAAACTCTCGTAAAAAAGGGCTACAAAAATACATTGTTGAGGAGGGAAGCAACTTTGCGACTTCAAAACTCTTTAACACTTGATTTCACTTTTTGACTATGTCATCTTGGGCGTCCAGGGAGAAGGGGATggtttgtgtgtggcatatgaatatgaattgtAATAGATTTAGATTGGGATCACAAGCACAAAAAACGGGCAAAACTTTTGACAGTGAAAGGAGTCAGTCGCACcggaaaatcttttaaaattgatacAGAAAAAAGATAGCTTTGTCAATGTTTTGCTAAAGCTGCTTAAGAAACATtcaaagaaaattgcaaaaatatttcaaaaagaatTATTATGCTCAAGCgggaaattaatttctttttataatgaGAAAAATTCTTTTAAGCTAAATGAACTCGTCAATTGCAAAGCAAAACTCTTCAAGTGGTCAACAAAGTTGATGGAATTCGAGACTATCAAAATGTCTTTACGCTTTAAAAACGTTTTTCTTTCCATCAAAATGCAGGAAAAAAGTTTAAAGGCAGATTGAGCGTATCAAATTTGACACTCAGAAAgaccaaaaaaatgtatattaaactATGATATCCACTTAGACATACCCTTTAATtccaataaaattgtaaatcttatttattctttaatttttgttgttaataattaaactttttctaaatgttgctttaatttttcattttaaatactatcTGGAATTTAAGAACCCACAAACTATTAgcaatattgaaaaatttaatcaTTTCTTATTCATATTTCAACCTATACCGGCATTTAATGTTTGCTATAgggtataccaaatatatacatataaaaaaaaagatccAGGGGAAAGACGTTGATTTTTTACTGCTCAGTCGCTTGATATAAATTATATGGCACTTGCCACGTGTCGCTGATTGTACAACAACAGAAAAGTGTGAAAAATGCCGGCATGGGCCTCAAGGACTCTATAATATGGCCAACACGCCCATCGCCCAGCATTTTGTCTGCCAGTTGAtgcatgaaatatttttttttcttcctgcATGCTTCCGAG comes from the Drosophila sulfurigaster albostrigata strain 15112-1811.04 chromosome 2L, ASM2355843v2, whole genome shotgun sequence genome and includes:
- the LOC133839247 gene encoding uncharacterized protein LOC133839247; translation: MQIYNNSTYIFQSNNSNMKLFATIISLACIFCAGSIGASDVHQIEELLTENNKHLADTQVLMSHVDATNKRIKEDIEKQQVWIVAIKNVDVLLAKLNEFLDVQSIVVLEALHNITHKAEGYTERLSKDLFGLAQLQLSTKQQIVSLEQKMEAYQKHVLLNARRIDNNILELTKLITRAVLPQLNGLQCSFDSLETSQINVEVELKGLERIKDVSDDTNSKLNTLGEQLRSLNRTQHTGLIALSSAVKQLKPLSSWHIESALRELIISQKRIELDLEACQKHSPPPFSIPDIPVSYDESYEPQTTKVHARNQAGKQVDLVQAWSIKEPSQQSSSSFYASAYANAPQSKPKPANRNYGASPAKPEPGHAVSWQQPLPWESYAAAPAPSPKPKQSGAGRKRPAPNSKPCAQQQSPNPSHYAPAASYEAPPPQSHSRQEYQQKGSKPGQAISWYSVDAQADSY
- the LOC133839258 gene encoding acyl-coenzyme A diphosphatase NUDT19 isoform X2 — protein: MASVTKYRTSASLILVAPPSTASGSNDYNLLMLKRSDATAIVQNQCVFPGGMLDIVGDESVAWLEYFDQFGVPEVALRRLVLISDHRPGLLAPQGNGCYDRFFKRTKIWAREIILRLTALRECFEEVGILLCRTREQLAHLNDDHLLAQFQQNFDRDAWQRRVHNKPSEFLDLCRELKVVPDLWALQEWSAWASPAIIKKGQVTAFFMAFVNTQPSLHVEPSEVKDCLWNTPKELLTLYHHGELWFLPPQIYELSRLLGIEDYKKLHAFAVQRSKLGATLFLPVVYSCSDSMVYALPGDEFYVPEPHLVSDVISFPGTASDLRSRSKRIHRYEYKNQTAMELYLNFEAPNGHLAPQKFSFELHKL
- the LOC133839266 gene encoding membrane-associated progesterone receptor component 1-like, which translates into the protein MDTQNTIETDATVEESSSFLAAAFREIFYSPMNLALLSIIVFLVYKIVRDRTEGPGARDLSQQQAEPELPKLRRDFTIKELRPYDGNQPDGRVLVAVNGNVYDVTKGKRFYGPGGPYATFAGRDASRNLATFSVVANEKDEYDDLSDLGAMEMDSVRDWDMQFKEKYDYVGKLLRNGEQPTDYDNENDDDDDVPPVAADDKKKRLEWWKA
- the LOC133839258 gene encoding acyl-coenzyme A diphosphatase NUDT19 isoform X1, with the protein product MASVTKYRTSASLILVAPPSTASGSNDYNLLMLKRSDATAIVQNQCVFPGGMLDIVGDESVAWLEYFDQFGVPEVALRRLVLISDHRPGLLAPQGNGCYDRFFKRTKIWAREIILRLTALRECFEEVGILLCRTREQLAHLNDDHLLAQFQQNFDRDAWQRRVHNKPSEFLDLCRELKVVPDLWALQEWSAWASPAIIKKGHETAFFMAFVNTQPSLHVEPSEVKDCLWNTPKELLTLYHHGELWFLPPQIYELSRLLGIEDYKKLHAFAVQRSKLGATLFLPVVYSCSDSMVYALPGDEFYVPEPHLVSDVISFPGTASDLRSRSKRIHRYEYKNQTAMELYLNFEAPNGHLAPQKFSFELHKL